One genomic segment of Hydra vulgaris chromosome 14, alternate assembly HydraT2T_AEP includes these proteins:
- the LOC100204534 gene encoding scoloptoxin SSD14 isoform X7 produces MLLEIVLSIIQILRLFTSTAECKVNYPDGWIHSKQPTFTNDPFKFKEYSVAADSQLCSKIGAEVIKKGGNAADAVVTSHCCTEVVNSQSTGLGGGGNIVYYDKPTKTAWSYDFRETVPLRYSQNRDSYSNMPGDKVLVPGVLKGLYTLWKDFGSKNISWSELWKPCIDLATDGIQVGAALNNAILKKIEYFDAPGMLSTFKPGGNILRFNDTLKRLTLARTYSRIAQSGNDEDFYRGAMAYDIVLDIQEAGGTITLEDLYHYKVRISKPTKVEIKGLFMHSSPPPGGGSLVSLALKIIDFFNWTAADRLANPGLIYHYIIEALKFSYAPNTFIQDPFFEMYSNQVSSYMLDPEVAFEKKRRIDMTSHKSSYYMPYNIALHPEPGGTTHISIIDKSGNAVSCTSSLNGNFGSGFMSSRLGIIYNDHMKDFYKTWRSVYNINDDKKFPGKRPMSRLSPIIFIDSNSDVVGVFGAAGGPFIPTALIQVIINWLYFGDNIKESISLSRLHCQLFPKKIIVEKTFPDSLIQKIQFYQKERFTNSTASSSSLQEVPDDIMGVVQAIVRLKDGTLNAHCDYRKDGQPAGE; encoded by the exons ATTTACAAGTACTGCAGAGTGTAAag tgaattaTCCTGATGGATGGATACATTCAAAGCAACCAACATTTACAAATGATCCAttcaaatttaaagaatattcaGTTGCAGCCGATAGTCAGCTTTGTTCTAAAATTGGAGCAGAGGTTATAAAAAAAGGTGGCAATGCAGCAGATGCAGTTGTAACTAGTCATTGTTGCACTGAGGTTGTAAATAGTCAATCAACTGGACTGGGTGGAGGAGGAAATATTGTTTACTATGATAAACCTACAA agACTGCTTGGTCATATGATTTTAGAGAAACTGTTCCGTTGCGTTATTCTCAAAATAGGGAtagttatt ctaacATGCCAGGAGATAAAGTATTAGTACCTGGTGTTCTTAAAGGGCTGTACACTCTCTGGAAGGATTTTGgtagtaaaaatatatcatggtCAGAGTTATGGAAACCATGTATAGATCTAGCCACAGATGGTATTCAAGTTGGAGCTGCACTTAACAATGCAATTCTGAAAAAGATTGAATACTTTGATGCACCAGGGATGCTgag CACATTTAAACCTGGTGGAAATATTTTGCGGTTCAATGATACTTTAAAAAGGTTGACCTTAGCAAGAACATATTCAAGAATTGCTCAATCAGGAAATGATGAAGATTTTTATAG aGGTGCTATGGCTTATGATATTGTATTGGATATTCAAGAAGCTGGTGGTACTATCACTCTTGAAGATTTGTATCATTACAAAGTAAGAATAAGTAAGCCTACCAAAGTTGAAATAAAGGGATTATTTATGCATTCTTCTCCTCCACCCGGTGGTGGATCATTGGTTTCACTGGccttaaaaattattgacttttttaattggACAGCAGCTGATAGATTAGCCAATCCAGGATTAATTTATCACTATATAATTGAAGCTTTGAAGTTTTCTTATGCACCTAACACTTTTATTCAAGATCctttttttgaaatgtattcaaatcag gtatCCTCTTATATGTTGGATCCAGAAGtggcatttgaaaaaaaacgtCGTATTGATATGACATCGCATAAATCATCTTACTATATGCCTTACAATATAGCATTACACCCTGAACCTGGTGGCACCACCCATATATCCATCATAGATAAAAGTGGTAATGCAGTTTCTTGTACTTCTTCATTAAATGGaaa CTTTGGATCTGGTTTCATGTCTAGTCGTCTTGGTATAATCTATAATGACCACatgaaagatttttataaaacatggAGGAGTGTTTACAATATCAATGATGATAAAAAGTTTCCTGGAAAAAGACCTATGTCTAGATTGTctccaataatttttattgatagcAACTCAGATGTTGTAGGAGTTTTTGGTGCGGCTGGTGGTCCTTTTATTCCAACTGCTTTAATACAg GTTATTATAAATTGGTTATATTTTGGAGACAATATCAAAGAATCAATTAGTTTGTCACGCTTACATTGTCAGTTGTTTCCGAAGAAAATTATTGTAGAAAAAACTTTTCCTGATAGtttgatacaaaaaatacaattttatcaGAAAGAACGATTCACAAATTCAACAGCAAGCAGCAGTTCTTTACAGGAAG ttccTGACGATATAATGGGTGTTGTTCAAGCTATCGTTAGACTAAAGGATGGAACGTTGAATGCCCATTGTGATTACCGTAAAGACGGCCAACCTGCTGGAGAATAA
- the LOC100204534 gene encoding scoloptoxin SSD14 isoform X6, which yields MLLEIVLSIIQILRLFTSTAECKVNYPDGWIHSKQPTFTNDPFKFKEYSVAADSQLCSKIGAEVIKKGGNAADAVVTSHCCTEVVNSQSTGLGGGGNIVYYDKPTKTAWSYDFRETVPLRYSQNRDSYSNMPGDKVLVPGVLKGLYTLWKDFGSKNISWSELWKPCIDLATDGIQVGAALNNAILKKIEYFDAPGMLSSTFKPGGNILRFNDTLKRLTLARTYSRIAQSGNDEDFYRGAMAYDIVLDIQEAGGTITLEDLYHYKVRISKPTKVEIKGLFMHSSPPPGGGSLVSLALKIIDFFNWTAADRLANPGLIYHYIIEALKFSYAPNTFIQDPFFEMYSNQVSSYMLDPEVAFEKKRRIDMTSHKSSYYMPYNIALHPEPGGTTHISIIDKSGNAVSCTSSLNGNFGSGFMSSRLGIIYNDHMKDFYKTWRSVYNINDDKKFPGKRPMSRLSPIIFIDSNSDVVGVFGAAGGPFIPTALIQVIINWLYFGDNIKESISLSRLHCQLFPKKIIVEKTFPDSLIQKIQFYQKERFTNSTASSSSLQEVPDDIMGVVQAIVRLKDGTLNAHCDYRKDGQPAGE from the exons ATTTACAAGTACTGCAGAGTGTAAag tgaattaTCCTGATGGATGGATACATTCAAAGCAACCAACATTTACAAATGATCCAttcaaatttaaagaatattcaGTTGCAGCCGATAGTCAGCTTTGTTCTAAAATTGGAGCAGAGGTTATAAAAAAAGGTGGCAATGCAGCAGATGCAGTTGTAACTAGTCATTGTTGCACTGAGGTTGTAAATAGTCAATCAACTGGACTGGGTGGAGGAGGAAATATTGTTTACTATGATAAACCTACAA agACTGCTTGGTCATATGATTTTAGAGAAACTGTTCCGTTGCGTTATTCTCAAAATAGGGAtagttatt ctaacATGCCAGGAGATAAAGTATTAGTACCTGGTGTTCTTAAAGGGCTGTACACTCTCTGGAAGGATTTTGgtagtaaaaatatatcatggtCAGAGTTATGGAAACCATGTATAGATCTAGCCACAGATGGTATTCAAGTTGGAGCTGCACTTAACAATGCAATTCTGAAAAAGATTGAATACTTTGATGCACCAGGGATGCTgag CAGCACATTTAAACCTGGTGGAAATATTTTGCGGTTCAATGATACTTTAAAAAGGTTGACCTTAGCAAGAACATATTCAAGAATTGCTCAATCAGGAAATGATGAAGATTTTTATAG aGGTGCTATGGCTTATGATATTGTATTGGATATTCAAGAAGCTGGTGGTACTATCACTCTTGAAGATTTGTATCATTACAAAGTAAGAATAAGTAAGCCTACCAAAGTTGAAATAAAGGGATTATTTATGCATTCTTCTCCTCCACCCGGTGGTGGATCATTGGTTTCACTGGccttaaaaattattgacttttttaattggACAGCAGCTGATAGATTAGCCAATCCAGGATTAATTTATCACTATATAATTGAAGCTTTGAAGTTTTCTTATGCACCTAACACTTTTATTCAAGATCctttttttgaaatgtattcaaatcag gtatCCTCTTATATGTTGGATCCAGAAGtggcatttgaaaaaaaacgtCGTATTGATATGACATCGCATAAATCATCTTACTATATGCCTTACAATATAGCATTACACCCTGAACCTGGTGGCACCACCCATATATCCATCATAGATAAAAGTGGTAATGCAGTTTCTTGTACTTCTTCATTAAATGGaaa CTTTGGATCTGGTTTCATGTCTAGTCGTCTTGGTATAATCTATAATGACCACatgaaagatttttataaaacatggAGGAGTGTTTACAATATCAATGATGATAAAAAGTTTCCTGGAAAAAGACCTATGTCTAGATTGTctccaataatttttattgatagcAACTCAGATGTTGTAGGAGTTTTTGGTGCGGCTGGTGGTCCTTTTATTCCAACTGCTTTAATACAg GTTATTATAAATTGGTTATATTTTGGAGACAATATCAAAGAATCAATTAGTTTGTCACGCTTACATTGTCAGTTGTTTCCGAAGAAAATTATTGTAGAAAAAACTTTTCCTGATAGtttgatacaaaaaatacaattttatcaGAAAGAACGATTCACAAATTCAACAGCAAGCAGCAGTTCTTTACAGGAAG ttccTGACGATATAATGGGTGTTGTTCAAGCTATCGTTAGACTAAAGGATGGAACGTTGAATGCCCATTGTGATTACCGTAAAGACGGCCAACCTGCTGGAGAATAA